The window cattataatatttttatgaaaactcTATTAGTCATCAAGCTTAAATTATATTTCGgtagatttttatgttttgtttttctatctaTATGtacaacaaaaatttataataattgaacgattagattttttttttctaagtataCAGAAAGGTAATCAAGGAAAAGTTCAAAATATGATATGATGGAATTCAAttgaaatacaaaaaacaaatgtaaaaggaaatttttaaaattgtttaagaaCATTACTAAAAGTtatctattaatttttgttatgttttaattaatgTGTCATTTCTTCTACTAAAAGTTTGATAAATTATCTCAACATCAGTTTAGTGTGATTTGTGTTTTATGGATAAACATCATTAAtaaaagtttgattctttcaACCATACCAAAACACctttaaaatccattttatGAATTCAGAAATGCATGTTGTAAGAAGAGCGAAAGACAGGAAACATTAACGTTGTACAACCTTCAAACTCCATTTCTAACTTCTTTCGGTTATTTTACAATGGAACCATGGATGATAGTGGCAGGAGCTATTTGCATTGGAGTGTTCATCTTGGGTACtttgtgttctttctttttggctttCATCAGATATTTTTCCTCGGAACAGGTCGACGGCTAATGCGTGAAGGAGACTTACATATATATGGCAGATGAAATCTCTCTTAggaattatttatataatttatgacAAATATATCTATATGTTGAGATATATTTGTTggatatataacaaataatatataattttccgGTTGattaaataataacttttttatttattagccTTTTGTTGGATGTGTAAATGTGTGAATTCCTAATCTGTTAGAGAGATTGAGCACCCTTTAGATGTAacctgttttaaaaaaatcctgTTTATCACTAATTATATCCCGTAAAATCATCAGACGTATGTCTGCTTCAATTAATGACTAATCTTTTTTAAATTAATCCAATTATAACCCATctaattcaattattttctggttaattttgtgtttactgataattaatttttagagacaaatatagaataaaatatatatatatagatatttaaactAATAGCACGTGATGTTTgcaatgttttgaaaccctGATTGGATCAGCCGGTCAAATCGGTTTAACCGTGAACCAAAAGGTATTCTGGTCCGGATTACACTTCCACCCcgaacaataaaaaaatcagatgaaaccaaaaaaactcgGCTAATCGGTGGTTGACCGGACAGTTTGAGTTAAAACAAATGACTAATTGCCTAACTGGTAATTGTTTATCTTAGGAACCTATATAGTGAAGCAATACTTCTTCCTCTATACAATCTATGTGGGATAAATTGTATATTGTGcagtttttttctatttcatctgtcaacatttttttaatttgttcatctaacattttttattattaatctCCAATTATATTTTAGTGCTAGTCAATTTGTTTGGATTTAAAATCATAAGGTatagaaatttataattaatgttGAAAGATAAATTTACTATGAtaagatattaattttttattttgatattcatAAAACCcaagatataatatatatatatatatacatatatacgaCTATATACAATGAAATTTAATGAATTATTGACCCGCGTTGGACCGGCTCGATTCGATGACCTGGTGATCCAGAAGGTCTTCTGGTTTGCTTTCCGGGTTGAGTTTAATAATATTGGATGTTTGacaataattaatatacaaactttaaaaaagaCTCAGAAAATACTCTTTAAAAATTACGCTTTTATGTaattatcataattttaaaaataatactatagttttatactttatttgatttttttctatgaacataaatagaattatacatatttaataatatatatttttattttattattaatctaATAAATAAACCTAAAACTAGTTTCCCATTAGTGTTTGTTTAATCTCCGCTTTTTTGTTAGGTGCTAAGCTCATTCCGACTATCTGACTAAGGCTTAATGGTTTATAAACGGATGTAACTCGTAAATTCAGTCAAAGAGTTAAACCTCAGCTGATTAATTTCACCAAGCACCAAGATTTCTGTTTTCTATATCCCGAATATAGAATCGATGTCCAAAAATGCCTACCTACAATGTAATATCGATTGACAAACATAAGTTCTCTAAAATTTCAATTCTTGTTTATTGACGTTCCTTATAACTAAATACAaggattaaaaataaaaggaacacTAGGGAGTCTATTGTTTTAGTTGTGGGAGAAAAGAGGAAATGATAGGtaacatatatagattatacTTAAGTTAGggataaaaaaattcacatgtCAGATGATCATGATACGATGAACATTaagattattattgttataCAAATATCTCAACTGTAAGATTAAATTATGAGattgttagttaattttatttatggaTCCAGTTAAAAATCATgagataacataaaaaaaatacttctaaaatttagaaaatatgtattgaaaagaaatttgtatttgtaaagttatttaaaagataaaaattaatacTCGAAAGCttttattagtaatattttgaacaaatttctaaaaattagcTTTTATAGCTTTAGGGATACAAATTTGAGTATGTGGGATGATATGATGAACactagattattttatttatgatttttatacaGTTATATAGCTTAAAACaaagttaaatttaatttttcagagatattttaattaattaaatttatatatacaataaaaatccaatttattgagagatttttatttttaaaaataataaaaatacatttatggATAGGAAAtctgtatttataaaatttattaaaaagataaacgaaatactaaaatatagcttttgtaataattttttgaagaaACTCTTACTCCTtgaaagaatattttttataaaattaagtcaaattaatgttttaatgtgcttttgtgttttattgatACACACATCATGCACACCCAATTACTGATAGACAGTGGCGGAGGCAGAGTATAATCATGTGGGTCAATTGACCCtggtgaaattttaaatttagataaaattttaaggaaaaaatcaaattgacccTGGTATAATAGCATAATTGACCAtggtaaaatttttaaatcacataattgaccctaataattttttttgactctGATGTGATGATTTCCTAGCTCAGCCAGATAGACACAATATCATATTGCGAATCCAACCATTCATGTAGAAAGTCAATCCCccaactatatataaatgaatttcAAACTCCCATTTCTAACCAGGAACGAGATCTCTTTTAACAATGGAGTTGTGGACTAAAATCTTGATAGGCGTCGCCATTGCACTGTGCGTCATAGGGATTGTGTTCAATTTCCTTAAGTTGCTCGGCGTTAAATTCACCAGGAAACCGGATAACGACGACGACAACTAAAACATTACAAGACAAAATATCTCATTctgcaaataataaaattttatgcttctaatttttaattactgacatgtgtatttttatatagttttactaaaatattaatGGATTTGCCTTGTTGGGAAGTTGTTGACTATAATAAAAACTAGTATTGCAAAATTCTATcgataaaactaaaaaatatatatatatatatatattgagagatGCATGTTTTTTGCTCGATAAGATGATTTTTCTTATTGGGTTTCTCTAAAAAGCTAACAAAGAACCGTATCTCCCGCGTTTGCCAGTAAATAAAACTATTCACATCatcttaatatagaatttgaaGAAATTGCATTGAAACCACCAAATAAGGGAAAAAAATCTTCTGGCTATCCGTTGACTTGCAACTTCTACATCCAATAATTATCCACCACGTAGGCTTTAGGcatatgtaaaaaagaaatagacaagaaaaaaaagagagcctTTGTGATCGAACAAAGAGGACAAACACATTTgagatttctttcttcttcttacgtgacctctcttctctcttcaccaaaacaagaaaacaagataaacaaacacaagaattcgacttttttttttcagatattagTTTGAAGAACATAaccttttaaagtttttataaccAGGCAGGTATcttgtttattttctctcttctccaaaacaaaaattaataaattgtattttctttcttcttgtttgtttatttattccACTAAAATTTGCAGAAACTCATAGCTCTTGGAAATCTATATGAacctatttgtttgttaatcgGGTTTTATCTACTCCATAAACATGTaagttgttttttcttcttcttaagatttttatttcacaattgtataaatataaaagttaaaacaagaagaatctCTATAAAGAAAAGCATTGAATTTACGAAAAAACATTAAGGTTTGTGATTTTGCTTGGTGTGCAAGCTAGGTATGCAGCTGCAAGTTGAATATGACCTCACAAATGAAGGGTCTATTAAAAGGGTTGAGGTACATTGCTCGTATCTTCGGTGAGTTTATTCGTTCTCCAAACAAACTCATACATATATTTCTACATACAATAATCAAACATCTTAATAAATGTTATTGTTGTAGAGGATGAGAAGGAACCAGAGATGCAGATTGGGATACCAACAGATGTCAAACATGTTGCTCATATAGGATGGGAAGGGCCCTCTGCTACCACACCAAGCTGGGTATgaccttcttctctctcaatgAATATTACTCTATGAATAGGTTTTGCTTGTGAATTAAGTCAAATGTTTTCATGGGAAAATATGCAGATGCATGATTTTAAGTCTCAAGATCGCACCAAGACTGAGACGAAAGGAAGCTCTAACAAGAAACCTGGGAGTTCCGGGGAGAAGCATAGAAACAAGGGGAGACGTAAGACATCAACAGGAAACAACTCACCTACAGAATCTCCATCAAGGGCAGGAGGATCAATGAGGCCATCAAAACGCAGTACGGGTAAACAGAGAGAACAGAGCACAGGTTCGGGGTCTGAGTCAGGATCAGGGTTAGAGTTACCTCAACAGACTGATCAGCCTGTAGCAACAAAACACTCGAGGCAGAGAAAGTCAAAAGGATCATCGggagcaggaggaggaggaggaggagggggaggaggaggaggagaaccTCTTCCACCTAATGGACCAGCAAAGTCGAAAGAAACAGATATATCTGTGAGAGCGGTTTACCCTTGTGCGGGTCTTGGAAGTTCTACAGGAAGATGAAAgatgaagaggagaaagaaagaaaaaaaaagagagtgttgTTCTCAAGTTTAGACTAGAGTGGtggtttttgcttttcttctcatgaTCTACTACAcagtttttgtcttttctctcCCTTTTCTTGGAAATGCTTTTGCATTACAAGACTACAAGAACAATGCTTTTCATATCAAGTCGAGAAAGGAGAACcctttgatgatgattgtgaatAAGGGATGTGAATTATATATGCTTGCTTAACACTCTTAGAATATTCAGAAGCAAACCTTTCTATTGTTTTCTTAGGATTCGATTAGTATATTAGCCTTGATTGTGTCTGACATCTATTAGACTTCTACTGTTTGTTGCGTTTACATGTATTGTTCAAACGAAACCTCATTtgtttaaattgtaaatttttgatTTGGATGATTTCGATTTATTTGATCACTACTTCAAGTTCTAGAGGTCTTTGATTGTAatcaatgtttttattttatacacaaAACAACCCATCAAATGACAGATGGGCCTATAGTTTATGTCCAACCCACATACTACAAATATTGAAATATGGGCCTAATAGTTTATACTAAGGCCCAGAGTcagattagggtttcagaaACTGTactataaaacctttttttataaacatcTTCGTTTAGTCTAGTGGACGACGACGGCACACAACAACAAGCTTCACCGGAGAGCAGAGAAGACGCGAAAATGGTaaattctttcttcattttcgAATTCGTAATTGTTCGTTTCGGGTTTTGGGATTGAGATCTTTGAGGAACAACAATACTTGATGTGTGGATtgatgtattgtttttttttttttccagatctAATCTTTAAAGTGTCTCTTTTTGattatatgtatgtgtgtgtaactgattcattttttttctgggtttatgaatTTGAAAGGTGAACATTCCAAAGACTAAGAACACTTACTGTAAAAATAAAGAGTGCAAGAAGCATACTTTGCACAAGGTTACCCAATACAAGAAGGGTAAAGACAGTCTTGCTGCTCAAGGAAAGCGTCGTTATGACCGTAAACAATCTGGTTATGGTGGTCAGACTAAGCCTGTCTTCCACAAGAAGGTACGATTGAACTatcttattttgataattttgctTTCatgaattagggtttagggaaCCATTGATCTTGAATCTTAATTGTGTAGTAGAATCTTGAAATTGGAGCAGTGAGAACATATTCCAATAGAATCAGTTTTTTGACTTGGTTACATCTTTGTATTGAACAGGCTAAGACCACGAAGAAGATTGTGCTGAGGCTTCAGTGTCAGAGCTGCAAGCACTTTTCTCAGCGCCCAATCAAGGTGAGATGGAATCATCTTTACATGCTTCAGTTAATGTATACTGGATATGTTACTTGGTGATTTGCTTAcattgtattgttgttgtttgattaacAGAGGTGCAAGCATTTTGAGATCGGTGGAGACAAAAAGGGGAAGGGAACATCACTTTTCTNNNNNNNNNNNNNNNNNNNNNNNNNNNNNNNNNNNNNNNNNNNNNNNNNNNNNNNNNNNNNNNNNNNNNNNNNNNNNNNNNNNNNNNNNNNNNNNNNNNNNNNNNNNNNNNNNNNNNNNNNNNNNNNNNNNNNNNNNNNNNNNNNNNNNNNNNNNNNNNNNNNNNNNNNNNNNNNNNNNNNNNNNNNNNNNNNNNNNNNNNNNNNNNNNNNNNNNNNNNNNNNNNNNNNNNNNNNNNNNNNNNNNNNNNNNNNNNNNNNNNNNNNNNNNNNNNNNNNNNNNNNNNNNNNNNNNNNNNNNNNNNNNNNNNNNNNNNNNNNNNNNNNNNNNNNNNN is drawn from Camelina sativa cultivar DH55 chromosome 1, Cs, whole genome shotgun sequence and contains these coding sequences:
- the LOC104788377 gene encoding CRIB domain-containing protein RIC5-like; amino-acid sequence: MTSQMKGLLKGLRYIARIFEDEKEPEMQIGIPTDVKHVAHIGWEGPSATTPSWMHDFKSQDRTKTETKGSSNKKPGSSGEKHRNKGRRKTSTGNNSPTESPSRAGGSMRPSKRSTGKQREQSTGSGSESGSGLELPQQTDQPVATKHSRQRKSKGSSGAGGGGGGGGGGGGEPLPPNGPAKSKETDISVRAVYPCAGLGSSTGR
- the LOC104706963 gene encoding 60S ribosomal protein L36a-like — protein: MVNIPKTKNTYCKNKECKKHTLHKVTQYKKGKDSLAAQGKRRYDRKQSGYGGQTKPVFHKKAKTTKKIVLRLQCQSCKHFSQRPIKRCKHFEIGGDKKGKGTSL